In Halapricum desulfuricans, a single window of DNA contains:
- a CDS encoding DUF7545 family protein, which produces MAEETVTLTIEDDDTTDELTVPIAMIEMLREEEGETPAEIIGDIAMFGLAQRIHGAIHHGQGEPPQEVKDAEELTMELFEERFGASYGELTGHDH; this is translated from the coding sequence ATGGCCGAAGAGACCGTCACGTTGACGATCGAAGACGACGATACGACCGACGAACTTACCGTGCCGATCGCGATGATCGAGATGCTCCGCGAGGAGGAGGGTGAGACGCCCGCCGAGATCATCGGCGACATCGCCATGTTCGGACTCGCCCAGCGGATCCACGGCGCGATCCACCACGGACAGGGCGAACCGCCACAGGAGGTCAAAGACGCGGAGGAACTGACGATGGAGCTGTTCGAGGAACGGTTCGGCGCGAGCTACGGCGAGCTCACTGGTCACGACCACTAG